In Humulus lupulus chromosome 7, drHumLupu1.1, whole genome shotgun sequence, the following are encoded in one genomic region:
- the LOC133792050 gene encoding uncharacterized protein LOC133792050 — MEIEDIRLNYVFKNKTDLKHTLAKIAIKKHFQYRIQKSCSEAFWAKCIDENCGWYVRARSSKVSDYFRVIKYHKHHTCSLNHRNFENRQASAKVISSYFKEKFRDPRSTYRPRKIIRDMRDEHGVGVTYNKAWRAKTLAADDVRGSNEESYVLLPSYLYMLQLANPGTITRVCKDEENRFKYMFIAFGASLDGWKQCRPVIVVDGTFLKTKCGGTLYAACVKDGNNQIFPLAFGIGDLENDNAWICSLQD; from the exons ATGGAGATTGAAGACATAAGACTCAATTATGTTTTCAAGAATAAGACTGACCTAAAACAtacacttgcgaaaatagccatcaagaaacACTTTCAGTACAGAATTCAAAAATCATGTTCAGAAGCATTTTGGGCAAAATGCATAGATGAGAATTGTGGCTGGTATGTACGTGCAAGAAGCTCAAAAGTATCAGACTACTTTCGAGTTATCAAATACCATAAACACCACACATGCTCCTTAAATCAcagaaattttgaaaatagacaaGCAAGTGCAAAAGTCATCAGTAGTTACTTCAAAGAGAAGTTTCGTGACCCAAGATCAACCTATCGACCAAGGAAAATAATAAGAGACATGAGAGATGAACATGGGGTAGGTGTAACATACAATAAAGCCTGGAGAGCAAAAACACTTGCAGCTGATGATGTTAGAGGGTCAAATGAGGAAAGTTATGTATTGTTGCCTTCATATTTGTATATGCTACAGTTGGCCAACCCAGGAACTATCACAAGAGTATGTAAAGATGAAGAAAACAg GTTTAAATACATGTTTATTGCTTTTGGGGCTTCATTAGATGGATGGAAGCAATGTAGACCAGTTATAGTGGTAGATGGAACATTTTTAAAGACGAAATGTGGAGGCACACTGTATGCAGCTTGTGTTAAAGATGGAAACAATCAAATTTTTCC